The proteins below are encoded in one region of Triticum aestivum cultivar Chinese Spring chromosome 1B, IWGSC CS RefSeq v2.1, whole genome shotgun sequence:
- the LOC123077595 gene encoding uncharacterized protein encodes MEWEPEQQDLGGLGLAGICREIYRAVFRSILPYAAAGVEAALLSALLLAHVAALRGLSSLLEADDGFHLVGFLAGLLFEVVSIIVLDFFSLVCTAVYVFLIASLYCTQGDFRASRRLQRHLPRVPLTRLIPTFLFALALAYIILVFSVVALLLLHYEVGLPLQLMGAAACLAGAAYVAPVFHLACVASVLEDAVLLAAVRKSRALLAGKFWPAAAVFLTLDGCFVALQLAFARLVLGDALGLGLGIQVAAGVATFVALWVVVLLTPAAQPVIYMVCKNHHHEVVDKVHLDYIGEYERLAVDGDNGVELQPVTTEQIPETSAASCMSTTPQR; translated from the coding sequence ATGGAGTGGGAACCGGAGCAACAGGATCTCGGAGGCCTCGGGCTCGCGGGCATCTGTCGCGAGATCTACCGGGCGGTCTTCCGCTCCATCCTCCCGTACGCGGCAGCCGGCGTGGAAGCCGCGCTTCTCTCTGCGCTTTTGCTCGCGCACGTCGCCGCCTTGCGCGGCCTCAGCTCCCTCCTCGAGGCCGACGACGGTTTCCACCTCGTCGGTTTCCTTGCCGGGTTACTCTTCGAGGTCGTCTCGATAATCGTCCTCGACTTCTTCTCGCTCGTCTGCACCGCCGTCTACGTCTTCCTCATCGCCTCCCTCTACTGTACCCAGGGCGACTTCCGCGCTTCTCGGAGACTCCAGCGGCACCTCCCCCGTGTCCCCCTCACGCGGCTCATCCCTACCTTCTTATTCGCACTCGCGCTTGCCTATATCATATTGGTCTTCTCCGTCGTCGCCTTGCTCCTGCTCCATTACGAGGTCGGCCTACCGCTGCAGCTGATGGGCGCAGCCGCTTGCCTCGCCGGAGCGGCCTACGTCGCCCCGGTTTTCCACCTTGCCTGCGTCGCGTCGGTGCTCGAGGACGCCGTCCTCTTGGCCGCTGTGCGCAAGAGCCGCGCGCTCCTCGCCGGCAAGTTCTGGCCCGCGGCGGCCGTCTTCCTCACGCTCGACGGCTGCTTCGTCGCCCTGCAGCTGGCCTTCGCGCGGCTGGTGCTGGGCGACGCGCTGGGCCTCGGCCTCGGGATCCAGGTAGCCGCGGGAGTGGCGACGTTCGTGGCTCTGTGGGTGGTGGTGCTGCTGACGCCGGCGGCGCAGCCGGTGATCTACATGGTGTGCAAGAACCACCACCACGAGGTGGTCGACAAGGTCCACCTCGACTACATCGGAGAGTATGAGCGGCTCGCCGTCGACGGCGACAACGGCGTGGAGCTGCAACCGGTGACGACGGAGCAGATTCCTGAAACTAGTGCCGCGTCTTGCATGTCGACGACTCCACAACGGTAG